From Brachionichthys hirsutus isolate HB-005 chromosome 16, CSIRO-AGI_Bhir_v1, whole genome shotgun sequence, a single genomic window includes:
- the tecpr1b gene encoding tectonin beta-propeller repeat-containing protein 1: MPITLLWAVDVYGRVYSLSTAGQRWERADDMLLELKRVTAGKGRCWGIGCDHHAYLNMMPSENPIRYREETYENQRWNPVDSFTDTLLPTDRWPWSDVAGVNPQPLHSFELPSRSWEWEGDWYVDQSCGGEPSQTGGWEYAVDFPANFSPDKKWNSCVRRRRWIRYRRYIAQGTWAKIPLDNPRKPPLPLCDISCGGWEMSDQSGRYPYLWGVSQQGQVWFREGVHPRVPEGSSWEEVDAPKEVAQLSAGPGDLLWAVLWDGSLLVRTGLSLDSPTGTSWAEVESPGKEAEASHVAVGASVVWVVTKDYKVWFRRGVNSHNPCGSGWISIGGEMITVDVGLNDQVWAVGEDRGLYFRIGVTSSEPSGNGWIPVSARWGRSREIVPPRNEHEAGGELNKVSQGAVLRCSDSDSEGPADPPHGTRDAPVLEAAAPSVVPLGGTDTPPSLLKTEAPPSASQQDAPKPFIPASDSFINSLISDRDKTATPQHSISEEGEDPSPAPVLPTPEAVGHGVPWMNVDLEGAEVARSAQAADGGACATYALGTLETPQGVGEEDGPVWSWISGGGCDVDASSQISWLSPTGPLTSSLSLTPVQSAAWSEQQQQQRRRRDEISKKPLERSNSVWVRKGPLRWWRDWKPQRWVDVAVALEQSTEAGGAKDSIFFVYYMQYDEKKYLHVFIHEVTALVPVLRDGLYAFALYTAQRTRQRWPLVLAAQSQKDMNDWLSLLSDCCCECRGIAGLPSRQAIWSTTSKGDIMVHEPSFALEVTAHTPPCDLMFWRQVPGHLRGVESNSLGLVWGIGWDGTAWAYSGRYGRQLTSAGDAVELHQQTDVRSVHLYENQRWNPMTGYTDKGLPTDRPMWSDESGLKECTKGNTHPPSPQWSWVSEWTVDDNVTGGTDKEGWQYAADFPVTFHGHKTIKDFVRRRRWTRKCKITLRGPWKQVPPIALSDISLMPCLTQSRMDQIPVWALSDKGDVLCRLGVSSQNPAGGSWLHVGTDQPFKSISIGGASQVWAIAKDGAVFYRGSVSLQNPAGECWYHIPSPARQTLRQLSVGRTSVFAVDENGNLWYRQGLTPSYPQGSAWELISNNVTKVSVGPLDQVWIIADGVPGFTAETPGAVCHRAGVGPMQPKGLSWDYGIGGGWEHVSVRGNSVEAPRAPRAPHPPQVGPPRSPLLAPPPAQVNGNAVGV; this comes from the exons ATGCCCATCACTCTGCTGTGGGCTGTGGACGTGTACGGGAGGGTGTACAGCCTTTCCACAGCTGGCCAGCGGTGGGAGCGAGCTGACGACATGCTTCTGGAGCTGAAGCGTGTAACTGCAGGGAAGGGGCGCTGCTGGGGCATCGGCTGTGACCACCATGCTTACCTCAACATGATGCCCAGTGAGAACCCCATCCGCTACCGGGAGGAGACTTACGAAAACCAG AGGTGGAACCCAGTGGACAGCTTCACCGACACGCTGCTGCCCACTGACCGCTGGCCGTGGAGCGACGTGGCTGGGGTTAATCCCCAACCGCTGCACAGCTTCGAGCTGCCCTCTCGTAGCTGGGAGTGGGAGGGGGACTGGTATGTGGATCAGAGCTGCGGAGGAGAGCCCAGCCAGACTGGG GGCTGGGAGTACGCAGTCGATTTCCCGGCAAATTTCTCCCCAGACAAGAAGTGGAACTCGTGTGTCCGTCGCAGACGGTGGATCCGCTACAGGAGATATATAGCACAAGGCACCTGGGCAAAG ATCCCTCTGGACAATCCCAGGAAGCCCCCGCTGCCGCTGTGTGACATAAGCTGTGGTGGCTGGGAGATGAGCGACCAGTCTGGAAGATACCCCTACCTGTGGGGCGTGTCCCAGCAAGGGCAG GTGTGGTTCAGGGAGGGCGTCCACCCTCGGGTCCCAGAGGGCTCCAGCTGGGAGGAAGTCGATGCGCCCAAGGAGGTGGCTCAGTTATCGGCCGGTCCTGGGGACCTGCTGTGGGCTGTGCTCTGGGATGGGAGCCTGCTGGTCCGTACTGGCCTCAGCCTGGACAGCCCAACTG GCACGTCGTGGGCTGAGGTGGAATCTCCAGGAAAGGAGGCCGAAGCGTCTCACGTGGCCGTTGGAGCCAGCGTGGTCTGGGTGGTCACCAAGGACTATAAG gtgtggTTCAGGCGTGGCGTTAACTCCCACAACCCCTGCGGTTCTGGTTGGATCAGCATCGGAGGGGAGATGATCACTGTGGATGTAGGGCTCAATGACCAG GTGTGGGCAGTCGGCGAGGACCGCGGCCTATATTTCAGGATCGGCGTGACCTCGTCGGAACCAAGCGGGAATGGTTGGATCCCAGTTTCCGCCCGATGGGGCAGGAGTAGAGAGATCGTTCCGCCCAG GAACGAGCACGAGGCCGGCGGCGAGCTGAACAAGGTCTCTCAAGGCGCAGTCCTGAGATGCTCCGACTCGGACTCAGAGGGTCCTGCTGATCCTCCGCACGGCACTCGTGACGCCCCGGTCCTGGAGGCGGCAGCGCCCTCTGTGGTCCCTTTGGGAGGAACAGACACGCCGCCATCGCTACTGAAAACAGAGGCGCCCCCCTCAGCCTCGCAGCAGGATGCTCCCAAACCGTTCATCCCTGCCAGCGACAGCTTCATCAACAGTCTGATCTCAGACCGCGACAAAACCGCCACACCCCAGCACTCCATTTCAGAAGAGGGCGAGGATCCGTCCCCGGCTCCCGTACTGCCGACCCCTGAGGCCGTGGGACACGGCGTTCCTTGGATGAACGTGGATCTGGAGGGAGCGGAGGTGGCGAGGAGCGCGCAGGCGGCCGACGGCGGCGCCTGCGCCACCTATGCCCTTGGCACTCTGGAGACCCCTCAGGGTGTTGGCGAAGAGGACGGGCCAGTGTGGTCCTGGATCTCCGGCGGCGGCTGCGATGTGGACGCGAGCTCACAGATCAGCTGGCTCAGTCCCACAG GTCCTCTCACCAGCTCGCTGTCGCTGACTCCGGTCCAGTCTGCAGCCTGgagcgagcagcagcagcagcagcggcggcgccgAGACGAGATCAGCAAGAAACCGCTGGAGAGGAGCAAC TCGGTGTGGGTGCGTAAAGGTCCGCTGCGCTGGTGGAGAGACTGGAAGCCTCAGCGCTGGGTGGACGTGGCCGTGGCTCTGGAGCAGTCCACCGAGGCCGGCGGCGCCAAGGACAGCATTTTCTTTGTCTACTACATGCAGTATGACGAGAAGAAG TACCTTCATGTGTTCATCCATGAGGTGACAGCTTTGGTGCCGGTGCTCAGGGACGGCCTCTACGCCTTTGCTTTGTACACGGCACAAAGGACCAGACAGAGGTGGCCTCTGGTGCTGGCAGCACAAAGCCAGAAGGACATGAATGACTGG TTGTCTCTGTTGTCTGACTGTTGCTGCGAGTGTCGAGGGATCGCTGGCCTCCCATCCAGACAGGCCATTTGGTCCACAACCTCAAAGGGGGACATCATGGTCCATGAGCCGTCCTTCGCCCTGGAGGTGACGGCTCACACCCCGCCCTGTGACCTCAT GTTCTGGCGGCAGGTCCCGGGCCACCTGCGGGGTGTAGAGTCTAACAGTCTCGGGCTGGTGTGGGGCATCGGGTGGGATGGCACCGCCTGGGCCTACAGTGGTCGCTATGGGCGACAGCTGACCTCTG CAGGAGATGCGGTTGAGTTGCACCAGCAGACTGACGTCAGGAGTGTTCATTTGTATGAGAATCAAAGATGGAACCCGATGACCGGATACACAGACAA AGGACTTCCGACCGACCGGCCTATGTGGAGCGATGAAAGTGGACTGAAGGAGTGCACCAAAGGCAACACGCACCCGCCCTCCCCCCAGTGGTCATGG GTGTCCGAGTGGACGGTGGACGACAACGTCACTGGAGGGACGGACAAAGAAGGCTGGCAGTACGCTGCAGACTTCCCTGT GACATTTCACGGCCACAAAACCATAAAAGATTTTGTTCGGCGCAGGAGATGGACAag GAAGTGTAAGATCACACTGAGAGGCCCGTGGAAGCAGGTCCCGCCCATCGCTCTGAGTGACATCTCTCTGATGCCATGCCTGACCCAGAGCAGGATGGATCAGATCCCCGTCTGGGCCCTCAGCGACAAAGGAGATGTTCTGTGTCGTCTCGGAGTCAGCTCCCAAAACCCTGCG GGCGGCTCCTGGCTGCATGTCGGCACAGACCAGCCCTTCAAGTCCATCTCCATCGGTGGAGCCAGCCAGGTTTGGGCCATCGCCAAGGACGGAGCCGTGTTCTACAGGGGATCCGTATCCCTGCAAAACCCTGCAG GAGAATGCTGGTACCACATCCCCTCCCCCGCCCGGCAGACTCTCAGGCAGCTGTCTGTGGGGCGGACCTCCGTCTTTGCTGTCGATGAAAACG GTAACTTGTGGTACAGACAGGGACTCACCCCCAGCTACCCCCAGGGTTCCGCCTGGGAGCTCATCTCCAACAACGTCACCAAGGTCTCTGTCGGGCCGCTGGACCAG GTATGGATCATAGCAGATGGAGTTCCAGGCTTCACTGCCGAGACTCCGGGAGCTGTGTGCCACAGGGCGGGGGTGGGGCCCATGCAACCGAAGGGCCTGTCCTGGGACTACGGCATAGGG GGAGGATGGGAGCACGTCAGTGTGAGGGGGAACTCGGTAGAGGCCCCACGTGCCCctcgtgcccctcatcctcctcagGTTGGTCCTCCCCGAAGCCCGCTCCTCGCACCTCCGCCGGCACAAGTGAACGGGAATGCTGTGGGTGTGTAA
- the bri3 gene encoding membrane protein BRI3 isoform X2: protein MVDNKPLLQDRPPAYNAAPAAYNYGPQQSSYGTIAQPAPPPPPPYVCLPLSITAYPSAQMNPAVSQQPYPGTYTIVQPSVVVVGGCPACRVGVLEDDFTCLGILCAIFFFPLGVIFCFALRQRRCPNCGATFG from the exons ATGGTGGACAACAAGCCTCTTCTCCAGGACAGACCCCCCGCCTACAACGCAGCCCCCGCGGCGTATAACTACGGCCCGCAGCAGAGCAGCTATGGGACCATTGCGCAGCccgccccgccgccgccgccgcc atatgtgtgtctCCCTCTGTCAATCACAGCGTACCCATCAGCCCAGATGAACCCTGCTGTGTCTCAGCAGCCCTACCCTGGCACTTACACCATCGTCCAACCctctgtggtggtggtgggaggctGTCCCGCCTGCAG agttGGTGTTTTGGAGGATGACTTCACCTGCCTGGGAATCCTGTGTGCCATCTTCTTCTTTCCCTTGGGGGTCATCTTCTGCTTCGCCCTGCGTCAGAGAAGGTGTCCCAACTGTGGCGCCACCTTCGGCTAG
- the bri3 gene encoding membrane protein BRI3 isoform X1: MVDNKPLLQDRPPAYNAAPAAYNYGPQQSSYGTIAQPAPPPPPPPPYGQAYPSAQMNPAVSQQPYPGTYTIVQPSVVVVGGCPACRVGVLEDDFTCLGILCAIFFFPLGVIFCFALRQRRCPNCGATFG, translated from the exons ATGGTGGACAACAAGCCTCTTCTCCAGGACAGACCCCCCGCCTACAACGCAGCCCCCGCGGCGTATAACTACGGCCCGCAGCAGAGCAGCTATGGGACCATTGCGCAGCccgccccgccgccgccgccgccgccgccgtacGGCCAAG CGTACCCATCAGCCCAGATGAACCCTGCTGTGTCTCAGCAGCCCTACCCTGGCACTTACACCATCGTCCAACCctctgtggtggtggtgggaggctGTCCCGCCTGCAG agttGGTGTTTTGGAGGATGACTTCACCTGCCTGGGAATCCTGTGTGCCATCTTCTTCTTTCCCTTGGGGGTCATCTTCTGCTTCGCCCTGCGTCAGAGAAGGTGTCCCAACTGTGGCGCCACCTTCGGCTAG